The genome window TCGAGGCGAGCCCGCTGGTCATCACGTGCCTGACCACCTTCGAGGACACCCGCACCGCACTGGAGCCGGCTGCGGCCGCGCTGTCCGGACGTGCCCTCGTCACGTTGAACAGCGGCTCACCCGCCGATGCCCGTGCCATGGCCGACTGGGCGACCGGCCGCGGCGCGCGGTTTCTGGCCGGAGCGGTCAAGAACGTGCCGGCGGCTGTGGGAGCGCCGGACACGCTGCTGTACTACGGCGGTGACAAGACGGTCTTCGACGAGTACGAGACGGCGCTGAAGGCTCTGGGCGGCGACACCGTCCATCTCGGAGACGAGACCGACCTCGCGGCCCTGTACGAGATGGCGGTGGGCGCCATGCTGCTGCCCGCGCTCGTCGGCTTCTTCCAGGGTGCCGCGGCTGTGCAGGCCCGTGGGCTGGAAGCCGGCAGCATGGTGCGGTTCGCCGGCAAGTGGCTGGACATGATCAAATCTCTGCTGCCGGTCTACGCCGAGGAGATCGACAGCGGTGACTACACCGATGATGCCTCCTCGGTGAACCTGTTCCTCGCGGGCGTGGCCCACGACCGGGATCTGACCGAGGAGACCAACGTCGACACAGCCTGGCTGGCTCCACTGCACGAACTGCTGAAGCGGGCGGCTGCGGTGGGTCACGGCGACCACAGCGTCTCGGCCCTGACCGAAGTGCTCAGGAACTCCGCGCAGAAGGCGTAACAGCACACTCGGCTCGCCCGCCGCGGTTACGTCCGCTGCGGGGCGAGCCGCTTGGTGGTCCGCCGGAACGCCCAGACCACGACGAGCGCGGCCAGCACGGTCAGCGGGGTGCCCATCGAGATCTTGGCCACGGCCAGCCAGGTGGTGGAGTCGGCGAGGTAGAGCCACTGCTTGACCACGAACCGGGCGCCGAAGACCGCCGCCGCGAACAGCGTCGCGACGTCGTGCGCGCGCAGCGCGAGGCGGTCGGAACGCCAGTCGTGCGTGCCGCCGTGCATCAGGTTCCACACGACGCCGGTCAGCGGGCGGCGGACCAGCACCGAGCCGAGCGTGCAGGCGAAACCGGCGAGCGACGCCCAGATCCCGATCACGAAGAAGTCCTTCGCCGACCCGGTCAGGGCGACGATGCCCACGGCGACCGCGAGACCGAGCAGCCCTCCGATCGCCGAGGTGAAGCGCTCTCCGCGCAGCAACCGGTACCCGGTCAGCGCCAGCCCGACGGAGATGGAGACCCCGATCGTCATCGGCAGCGGGAGGAACGCGTTGGCCACCACGAAGACGACGACCGGGACCGTCGAGTAGACGAACCCCATGGGGCCGCCCATCTGGTCGAGCATCGTGGGCTTCTTCTCGGCGGCTGCGGGCTCGGTGGCCGGAAGGGTCGCGGTCGGGGTCTCGTCGTCCAGGTCAACCCGGCGGTGGTGTTCCGTCATGGTTGTGCCGTCCTTCCAAACGGTGTGCGGGCGTGAGATCAGGAAAAGCTGTGCCGCAGCGGCACACTCAAGCCCGTCGTGACGCGGACCACATGCGGGTCGGGTCGTCCGCTCAGGGAAGGAACAACTGGGACAAGCTCGCCGCGCTGATCCCAGAGGCACAGCATGGCGGCCTCGCGCTGCGGGGTTTCCGCCATGCCCAGTACAGGTCCAGCGCTGGAGGTGCTGCTTGTCTCCGGACGGTCAGGGGGTCCGGGGCGTGAAGCGGGCGCGGAAGCCTTGCGGGAGCAGGAGGTCGTGGAACTTCGGTACACAGGTTTCCGTCGTGGGGCGTACTTCGTGGTTCCGGGTGAGCCAGTGGGCGGTCAGGCACAGCTGGATCATGCCGAGTTGGGTGCCCACGCAGACGCGGGGGCCCGCTCCGAAGGGGATGTAGGTGTGGCGCTTCGGGGTTCTCGCCGGGTCCAGCCAGCGGTCCGGGGTCACCTCGTCCGGGTGGTCCCACCAGCGGGGGTCGCGGTGCATCAGGTAGGGGCTGAACATCACGTGGTCGTCCGGGCGCAGGTGCCACTCGCCGAGGGTCGTCGCGCGGCGGGCCGTGCGGCCGATCAGCCAGGTCGGCGGCCACAGGCGCAGGACTTCCTTGACCACCGCCTCGGTCTGCGGCAGGGCCTGCAGTGGCGGCGGTTCCTCGCCCGTCCAGGCCGCTGCTTCCGAGGCGACGCGGTGGTGCAGGTCGGGCCGGGTCGCCAGCGTCCACACCAGCCAGGTCAGCGCGGTGGCCGGCACCCCGAACGCGGCCAGCATGATGCCGCGGAGCAGGAGCTGCACCTGTTGTTCGGTCAGCTCCGGATCGCG of Saccharopolyspora erythraea contains these proteins:
- a CDS encoding NAD(P)-dependent oxidoreductase; this translates as MTRDNRTPVTVIGLGSMGRALAAAFIAAGHSTTVWNRTPAKAAALVAKGAVQAGSVGTAVEASPLVITCLTTFEDTRTALEPAAAALSGRALVTLNSGSPADARAMADWATGRGARFLAGAVKNVPAAVGAPDTLLYYGGDKTVFDEYETALKALGGDTVHLGDETDLAALYEMAVGAMLLPALVGFFQGAAAVQARGLEAGSMVRFAGKWLDMIKSLLPVYAEEIDSGDYTDDASSVNLFLAGVAHDRDLTEETNVDTAWLAPLHELLKRAAAVGHGDHSVSALTEVLRNSAQKA
- a CDS encoding DUF3159 domain-containing protein, which translates into the protein MTEHHRRVDLDDETPTATLPATEPAAAEKKPTMLDQMGGPMGFVYSTVPVVVFVVANAFLPLPMTIGVSISVGLALTGYRLLRGERFTSAIGGLLGLAVAVGIVALTGSAKDFFVIGIWASLAGFACTLGSVLVRRPLTGVVWNLMHGGTHDWRSDRLALRAHDVATLFAAAVFGARFVVKQWLYLADSTTWLAVAKISMGTPLTVLAALVVVWAFRRTTKRLAPQRT